The Xenopus laevis strain J_2021 chromosome 7S, Xenopus_laevis_v10.1, whole genome shotgun sequence genome includes a window with the following:
- the lrit1.S gene encoding leucine-rich repeat, immunoglobulin-like domain and transmembrane domain-containing protein 1 gives MWISLGIFYYLVLGNIFSFCLSCPSQCSCTFHSLSDSLSNLREVLCNDPEMTLTPVNIPVDTFKLRIEKTSIRRLQGESFRLLTNLEFLWMPYNSVESISMLTLRGLHQLQELRLDGNDLTSFPWESLTYTPRLRLLDLHNNELSAIPKDAAGFMKNITYLDISSNKLMTLPQELIASWLNLHSASYFSSGYSTVILGLQDNPWQCECSLYEMVHFLNFHSPSVAFIEPHLRCASPQSLSGLPFSQVELRKCQSPVIQTSVAKLKTMVGSTVLLRCGTMGVPVPELSWRRIDGIQINGTVHQEISSEGMSWSMLNVPSVSYKDSGEYICRAKNSLGMTEAFISLLVTDSNTTDEQNDKGSILPTVVNSNIQQYRKDSSQNVLSNEVQNNNPNLAAGMVPDSKYPNTIVPLMSLPTRQPDTESLVRGVKVIGDTDHSVSLAWKAPLAKNITVFSVLYAIFGERDMRRINVESGKTKITIDGLMPQTKYIACVSVKGLIPKKEQCIIFSTDEAASAGGTQKLINVVVISVACVIAVPLTLVVCCGALKRRCRKGLGRRSKDIQDSYVTFESLAINPKTRGADGEYMTRHTPDESNRLLSARSSIDSEAVTKAGQANEFFC, from the exons ATGTGGATCTCCTTGGGCATCTTCTACTACCTAGTTTTGgggaatatattttctttttgcctGTCTTGTCCTTCTCAGTGCAGCTGTACCTTTCACTCTCTCAGTGACTCTCTCAGTAACCTCAG gGAAGTGCTTTGTAACGACCCTGAGATGACTCTAACACCAGTGAATATTCCAGTAGACACTTTCAAACTCCGTATAGAGAAAACCTCCATTCGCAGATTGCAAGGGGAATCTTTCCGACTCCTCACCAATCTGGAATTTCTGTGGATGCCCTATAATTCTGTGGAGAGCATAAGTATGCTTACATTACGAGGGTTGCATCAACTACAGGAGCTCAGACTGGATGGCAATGACCTTACTTCTTTCCCATGGGAATCATTGACCTACACTCCTCGATTGAGATTACTAGATTTGCACAACAATGAACTTTCTGCCATACCAAAAGATGCAGCAGGTTTTATGAAGAACATTACATATCTGGACATCTCAAGCAACAAACTTATGACACTTCCTCAGGAACTCATTGCATCTTGGTTAAATCTTCATTCAGCCTCATATTTCTCCAGTGGTTATTCTACTGTAATCCTAG gcCTTCAAGACAATCCTTGGCAGTGTGAGTGCAGTTTATATGAAATGGTCCATTTCCTCAACTTCCATTCTCCTTCTGTGGCCTTTATAGAACCTCATCTAAGGTGTGCTTCTCCTCAAAGCCTTTCTGGCCTCCCTTTCAGCCAGGTAGAGCTAAGGAAATGTCAAAGTCCAGTAATTCAGACATCGGTGGCAAAACTGAAGACCATGGTTGGTAGTACAGTCTTACTAAGATGTGGCACAATGGGTGTCCCAGTTCCTGAACTTAGCTGGAGAAGAATTGATGGTATTCAGATAAATGGAACAG tacACCAGGAAATCTCAAGTGAAGGAATGAGCTGGTCTATGTTAAATGTGCCCAGTGTCTCTTATAAAGATTCTGGAGAATATATCTGTAGAGCCAAAAATAGCCTGGGTATGACAGAAGCTTTCATATCCCTTTTGGTCACTGACTCCAACACCACAGATGAACAAAATGATAAAG GCAGTATTCTTCCCACTGTAGTGAACTCCAACATCCAACAATACCGAAAAGACAGCAGTCAAAATGTTCTCAGTAATGAAGTGCAGAATAATAATCCGAACCTAGCTGCAGGCATGGTACCTGACAGCAAGTATCCAAATACTATTGTTCCACTAATGAGTTTACCAACAAGACAGCCAGATACTGAGAGTCTGGTCAGAGGTGTTAAAGTTATCGGAGATACAGATCATAGTGTCTCTTTGGCATGGAAAGCTCCTCTTGCTAAAAACATTACTGTATTTAGTGTGCTCTATGCAATATTTGGAGAAAGAGATATGCGAAGGATAAATGTGGAGTCTGGCAAGACAAAGATCACAATAGATGGTTTGATGCCCCAGACTAAGTACATTGCATGTGTTTCTGTAAAAGGTTTAATTCCCAAGAAGGAGCAATGTATCATCTTTTCCACCGATGAAGCAGCCAGTGCTGGTGGGACACAGAAACTTATTAATGTGGTAGTCATCAGCGTGGCTTGTGTTATTGCTGTCCCTCTAACCTTGGTGGTCTGCTGTGGGGCTTTAAAAAGACGCTGCAGAAAGGGCTTGGGTAGGAGATCCAAGGACATACAAGACTCTTACGTTACATTTGAAAGCCTTGCTATAAATCCAAAAACAAGGGGGGCTGATGGAGAATATATGACTAGGCATACTCCAGATGAATCTAACAGACTGCTATCTGCACGGTCAAGCATAGATTCAGAGGCGGTAACCAAAGCTGGACAAGCCAATGAATTCTTTTGTTGA